A window of the Lactuca sativa cultivar Salinas chromosome 5, Lsat_Salinas_v11, whole genome shotgun sequence genome harbors these coding sequences:
- the LOC111913423 gene encoding uncharacterized protein LOC111913423 — MAMLKTMDMRMDKMDQTIHAIRVGCENCNGPHLTRDCGLDENGNKKVQVCYLSGDRYDEDWRKQKKEWLPYEKYKKAKEERFRQKGRGFYQKEEPVQERKPSLEEMLTKIVATSEKRHSDHDAAIQETRTMLRNQQASIHNIETQLGQLAQQINQRSPGELPSKTENNPRGAHINIVTTRSRKIITPLAPIQTESSKESQKEEAEKQAEKQNIQSDSPTRRVPRMESASTPPNPNEKVPEMLYQPPMPYPARAKKEKPKEEYQKKMEEVKKVVLNENCSAAMLNKLPKKKGDPGSLTLPCQFGNLATIHALADSGASVNLMPYSLFKKLDLPKPRPIRMEIHLANKTITFPRGICEDILVKVDKFIFPADFIILDMEADPQVPIILGRPFLNTASAIVDMRDSKLTLRVGEDPVTFGVDQSMKYSRNSDNMAFSIDMIDELLEECITEDSSKFTTDDEEFDPEKDLMEIERLLEEAYYEELVKQTDSPTH, encoded by the exons ATGGCTATGCTAAAAACCATGGATATGAGGATggataaaatggatcaaacgatccatgctattcGGGTGGGTTGTGAAAACTGCAATGGGCCTCACCTCACTAGAGACTGTGGTTTAGATGAGAATGGAAACAAGAAGGTGCAAGTGTGTTACTTAAGTGGAGAccgatatgatgaagactggcgcAAACAAAAGAAAGAGTGGCTCCCTTATGAAAAGTACAAGAAAGCCAAGGAGGAAAGGTTTAGGCAAAAAGGGAGAGGATTCTACCAAAAGGAGGAGCCAGTGCAAGAGAGGAAGCCAAGCTTGGAAGAAATGCTCACCAAAATTGTAGCTACTTCAGAAAAAAGACATAGTGATCATGATGCTGCAATTCAAGAAACAAGGACCATGCTTAGGAACCAGCAAGCATCTATCCACAATATAGAAACGCAGCTtgggcaacttgctcaacaaatcaaccaaaggTCACCGGGCGAACTTCCTAGCAAAACTGAAAATAACCCACGAGGCGCGCACATAAACATAGTTACAACAAGAAGTAGGAAGATAATCACTCCCTTGGCACCTATTCAGACTGAGTCATCCAAGGAATCACAGAAGGAGGAGGCGGAAAAGCAAGCAGAAAAGCAAAACATACAATCTGacagccctactcgccgagtaccacgtaTGGAATCGGCAAGTACACCTCCAAATCCCAACGAGAAGGTTCCTGAAATGCTTTACCAGCCTCCAATGCCATACCCAGCCCGAGCTAAGAAGGAGAAGCCGAAAGAGGAGTATCAGAA gaagatggaagaagtgaagaaggtaGTACTCAATGAAAACTGCTCAGCTGCTATGCTAAATAAGCTACCAAAGAAGAAAGGTGATCCGGGGAGTTTGACtttaccttgccaatttggcaacttggcCACCATTCATGCCTTAGCCGATTCGGGAGCAAGTGTGAACCTAATGCCATACTCATTATTTAAGAAGCTGGATCTCCCGAAACCAAGGCCAATTCGCATGGAAATTCACTTGGCAAACAAGACAATCACCTTCCCAAGAGGCATATGCGAAGACATACTAGTCAAAGTGGACAAATTCATTTTTCCCGCTGATTTTATCATCCTAGACATGGAGGCGGATCCACAAGTGCCCATCATCCTTGGAAGGCCCTTCCTCAACACAGCAAGTGCTATAGTAGACATGCGGGACTCGAAGCTCACCTTGCGGGTAGGAGAAGATCCAGTCACATTTGGGGTAGACCAATCTATGAAGTATTCAAGGAACAGTGACAACATGGCATTCTCAATTGATATGATTGACGAATTATTGGAGGAATGCATAACTGAAGATTCCAGCAAGTTCACAACTGATGATGAAGAATTTGATCCAGAAAAAGACTTAATGGAAATTGAAAGACTGCTGGAAGAAGCATATTATGAAGAATTGGTGAAGCAAACTGACAGTCCTACTCACTGA